Proteins co-encoded in one Pseudomonadota bacterium genomic window:
- a CDS encoding NAD(P)/FAD-dependent oxidoreductase yields the protein MTPSTTNTPAVSILGAGLGGALMAVLLARRGFEVDVYERRPDLRRTELSAGRSINLALANRGLAALERAGLSTAVRRLLTTMRGRMLHALDGGQALQPYGQREDEVIYSVSRPGLNHLLLDAAELYPGVRLHFEHSGTAIDFEQQTLHIQNLRSGNTKCMQGGPIICADGASSRLRRAFVEQTGAEATEDFLPHDYKELTIPAAPGGGYRFDPAALHIWPRGGFMLIALPNKDGSFTATLFAPREGEAGFDTLHDGVAVQAYFEEHFANVVPHLPDLAEQFEDNPQGRMVTVHCAPWRHHDFTVLLGDASHAIVPFHGQGMNAAFEDCDTLDTILAQEIDGCGGACADVDWSKVFARFESERKPNADAIAQMAVENYVEMRDSVRDPLFHRRKEVAFELERRFPDVFIPRYSMVMFHRLPYAHALERGRLQQEILERLMPTVQSTVDWSLAEQLVVDHLRPLVRSLAGERA from the coding sequence GAGCATCCTTGGGGCTGGCCTCGGGGGCGCCCTGATGGCCGTGCTCCTCGCCCGCCGCGGCTTCGAAGTAGACGTCTACGAACGGCGTCCAGACCTGCGCCGAACGGAGCTCTCGGCGGGCCGCTCGATCAACCTCGCCCTCGCCAACCGCGGCCTTGCGGCCCTGGAGCGCGCCGGGCTCTCCACCGCCGTGCGCCGTCTGCTCACCACCATGCGCGGGCGCATGCTCCATGCCCTCGACGGGGGCCAAGCGCTGCAGCCCTACGGCCAGCGTGAGGATGAGGTGATCTACTCGGTTTCCCGCCCTGGCCTCAACCACCTGCTCCTCGATGCGGCCGAGCTGTACCCGGGGGTGCGCCTGCACTTCGAACACTCAGGGACAGCCATCGACTTCGAGCAGCAAACGCTGCACATCCAGAACCTGCGCAGCGGCAACACCAAATGCATGCAAGGCGGTCCGATCATCTGTGCCGACGGCGCCAGCTCGCGCCTGCGGCGTGCGTTCGTGGAGCAGACGGGCGCTGAGGCCACCGAGGACTTCCTCCCCCACGACTACAAGGAACTTACGATTCCTGCGGCGCCTGGTGGTGGCTACCGCTTCGATCCCGCGGCCCTGCATATCTGGCCCCGCGGCGGCTTTATGCTGATCGCCTTACCGAACAAGGACGGTAGCTTCACCGCCACCCTGTTCGCCCCGCGCGAAGGCGAGGCCGGCTTCGACACCTTGCACGACGGCGTAGCCGTGCAGGCCTACTTCGAGGAGCACTTCGCCAACGTCGTGCCTCACCTCCCGGACCTCGCGGAGCAATTCGAGGACAACCCCCAGGGGCGCATGGTCACCGTGCACTGCGCCCCCTGGCGTCACCACGATTTCACCGTGCTCCTCGGCGACGCCTCCCATGCCATCGTGCCCTTCCACGGCCAGGGGATGAACGCTGCCTTCGAGGACTGCGACACCCTGGACACGATCCTCGCCCAGGAGATCGACGGATGTGGGGGAGCGTGTGCCGATGTGGATTGGAGCAAGGTCTTCGCCCGCTTCGAGAGCGAACGCAAGCCCAACGCCGATGCGATCGCCCAGATGGCCGTGGAGAATTACGTGGAGATGCGCGATTCCGTGCGCGACCCACTCTTCCATCGGCGTAAGGAGGTGGCCTTCGAGCTGGAGCGACGCTTCCCCGATGTGTTCATCCCGCGCTACTCGATGGTGATGTTCCACCGCCTGCCCTACGCGCACGCCCTCGAACGGGGCCGCCTGCAGCAGGAGATTCTGGAGCGCCTCATGCCGACGGTGCAGAGCACGGTGGACTGGAGCCTGGCCGAGCAGCTTGTGGTCGATCACCTGCGCCCATTGGTACGTTCGCTCGCCGGCGAGCGCGCCTGA
- a CDS encoding aromatic ring-hydroxylating dioxygenase subunit alpha encodes MTSPAAAGLTPGSRFYQALGDTCEGFERAHTLPGACFHHPQILGLERTALFELAWHPVARVEDLAAPGRFRRVELLGQPLLLTRASDGRLHAHYNVCLHRGSRLVDAPEGELEQIRCPYHAWCYSLDGELTHVPRQAEVPLRRLAPVGVTEWQGYVLVNLDADAPALQTQWQDLPDLSAYALPSLRLAHREVYEVRANWKLLCENYSECYHCPGSHPQLARISDYVGGGDKTAPGATHFGASFNGGPMALRDSVGTMSMTGRARLPRIASVPPSDQHLVHYYVIYPNLLLSLHPDYVLLHVLTPTAPDRTRVSCDWLVLPEALRDREAIEDAVQFWDLTNRQDWQLCERNQDGVRARGYAPGPYHASEECVHAFDAWYAGWLRTALAGAAGER; translated from the coding sequence ATGACCTCGCCTGCGGCTGCCGGTCTCACCCCCGGCAGCCGCTTCTATCAAGCCCTCGGGGACACCTGCGAGGGCTTCGAGCGGGCCCACACCCTTCCCGGCGCCTGCTTCCACCATCCGCAGATCCTCGGCCTCGAGCGCACCGCGCTGTTCGAGCTCGCCTGGCACCCCGTCGCACGCGTCGAGGACCTTGCCGCACCTGGGCGCTTTCGTCGCGTTGAACTCCTCGGCCAGCCGTTGCTGCTGACACGGGCGAGCGACGGTCGGCTTCACGCGCACTACAACGTATGCCTCCATCGCGGCTCACGGCTGGTCGATGCACCTGAGGGCGAGCTCGAGCAAATTCGCTGCCCCTACCACGCCTGGTGCTACTCGCTCGATGGTGAGCTCACCCACGTGCCTCGCCAGGCTGAGGTGCCGTTGCGTCGCTTGGCGCCGGTGGGGGTGACCGAGTGGCAGGGCTACGTGCTGGTCAATCTGGACGCCGATGCCCCCGCCCTCCAGACCCAATGGCAGGACCTCCCCGATCTCTCGGCCTACGCGCTGCCGAGCCTGCGCTTGGCGCACCGTGAGGTGTACGAGGTGCGGGCCAATTGGAAGCTCCTGTGCGAGAACTACAGCGAGTGCTACCACTGTCCGGGGTCGCACCCGCAGCTTGCCCGGATCAGCGATTACGTAGGAGGCGGTGACAAGACGGCGCCAGGGGCGACCCACTTCGGTGCATCCTTCAACGGCGGCCCCATGGCCTTGCGCGACAGTGTCGGCACCATGTCGATGACGGGGCGTGCTCGCCTGCCGAGGATCGCGTCGGTGCCCCCATCCGATCAGCACCTCGTGCACTACTACGTCATCTACCCCAATCTCCTGCTGAGTCTGCACCCCGACTACGTGCTGCTCCACGTGCTCACCCCGACAGCACCGGACCGGACCCGCGTGAGCTGCGACTGGTTGGTGTTGCCGGAAGCCTTACGCGATCGTGAGGCGATCGAAGACGCCGTGCAGTTTTGGGATCTGACCAACCGGCAAGACTGGCAACTCTGCGAGCGCAACCAGGACGGTGTGCGTGCTCGCGGCTACGCGCCGGGCCCCTACCACGCGAGCGAGGAGTGCGTGCACGCCTTTGACGCATGGTACGCCGGTTGGCTTCGCACGGCGCTCGCCGGGGCTGCCGGGGAGCGCTGA
- a CDS encoding PEP-CTERM sorting domain-containing protein: MHTNTRRAVFATALLAFAASAANADLIDGNIVNDDQDLFSFYQPDRMDMPFFFEDDTPFEFDFDAASGIVSLTNEQLFLLENADGDSGLLLLSGMSLNINDGDGFLGGTLTGSFDGEDFTILFNNENIDGTPFNTTTLENGVFSAFLSGTTLEQDGRQMNFAFTGVVGDMMDVAEPSVLALLAFGGLAFGFSRRK, from the coding sequence ATGCATACGAACACCCGCCGGGCGGTTTTCGCCACCGCGCTGCTCGCCTTCGCCGCGAGTGCAGCTAACGCAGACCTGATCGACGGCAACATCGTCAACGACGACCAGGACCTGTTCAGCTTCTACCAGCCGGACCGCATGGACATGCCGTTCTTCTTCGAGGACGACACGCCCTTCGAGTTCGACTTCGACGCCGCCTCCGGCATCGTGAGCCTCACCAACGAGCAGCTGTTCCTCCTGGAGAACGCGGACGGGGACTCCGGCCTGTTGCTGCTCTCGGGCATGAGCCTCAACATCAACGATGGCGACGGCTTCCTGGGCGGCACGCTCACCGGCAGCTTCGATGGCGAGGATTTCACCATCCTCTTCAACAACGAAAACATCGACGGCACGCCGTTCAACACCACCACCCTCGAGAACGGCGTCTTCAGCGCCTTCCTGAGCGGGACCACCCTCGAGCAGGACGGTCGCCAGATGAACTTCGCCTTCACGGGCGTGGTGGGCGACATGATGGACGTGGCTGAGCCCAGCGTCCTGGCACTGCTCGCCTTCGGCGGTCTGGCCTTCGGGTTCTCGCGCCGCAAATGA
- a CDS encoding RNA-binding protein, producing the protein MTKLYVGNLPWRASDEDLRDLFANIGEVHSAVVITDRETGRSRGFGFVEMESGDAANAISELNGKDYGGRPLRVNEAQERERRPRPGGGGPPRH; encoded by the coding sequence ATGACCAAGCTTTATGTAGGAAATCTGCCCTGGCGCGCATCAGATGAAGATCTGCGCGACCTGTTCGCCAATATCGGCGAGGTGCACTCGGCGGTGGTGATCACCGATCGGGAGACCGGCAGATCACGAGGGTTCGGTTTCGTGGAAATGGAGTCTGGCGACGCCGCCAACGCCATCTCGGAACTGAACGGCAAGGACTACGGCGGTCGCCCGCTGCGCGTGAACGAAGCGCAGGAGCGTGAGCGTCGGCCTCGCCCTGGCGGCGGCGGCCCGCCCCGCCACTGA